A stretch of Gemmobacter fulvus DNA encodes these proteins:
- a CDS encoding thermonuclease family protein: MGLLRLLLKLFAPKRQRYRYRRSARSYHPIPAPVPHPPNEPLRQVEEQLGQQIIRGHCWVVDGDTIVINKVNIRLAGIDAPELDHPYGQLAKRALMALCRGQVVTAVTDGSSSYERAVATCTLEDGRDLSAEMVKCGFALDWGKFSGGRYRHLEADGLHKKLWRVEAKHRGRMLPPDTAQKRGGNTEL, from the coding sequence ATGGGTTTGCTTCGTCTGCTGTTGAAACTCTTTGCGCCCAAGCGCCAAAGGTATCGTTATAGGCGCTCAGCCCGTAGCTATCACCCGATCCCAGCGCCGGTCCCTCATCCTCCAAACGAACCATTGCGGCAGGTTGAGGAACAGCTTGGGCAACAGATCATCCGGGGGCACTGTTGGGTCGTTGATGGCGACACCATCGTCATCAACAAGGTGAATATCCGCCTCGCCGGAATCGACGCGCCGGAGCTGGATCACCCCTACGGCCAACTAGCCAAACGTGCGTTGATGGCCCTTTGTCGCGGGCAGGTGGTAACAGCCGTTACAGATGGTAGCTCATCTTATGAACGGGCTGTGGCAACCTGCACCCTCGAAGATGGACGGGACTTGTCGGCGGAAATGGTGAAATGCGGCTTCGCTCTGGACTGGGGCAAGTTCTCAGGCGGACGATACCGCCACCTCGAAGCCGATGGCCTCCACAAGAAGCTCTGGCGTGTCGAAGCAAAGCATAGGGGCCGTATGCTGCCACCAGATACAGCGCAGAAGCGGGGCGGTAACACTGAACTGTGA
- a CDS encoding virulence-associated E family protein translates to MISNPASVADLAARVNKRMADLAQSLMGDPNPGYSTKCQLRYGTKGSVAIEIAGPRAGRWYDHEAGVGGDGLELIRHHKGLSDAEARRWARDWIGDIQQRPPQTAAAAPSTMDSKKAVAEIIACLEGIAATPAETYLRNRGITVTPPDCIRFRRFAAGKHGALVALATDEVGKALAVQQVYLTDDGQKAPVKVVKRTNKAVDGWSERAAVRLPGTGPLILCEGVENALSIWQATGRETWACLGIANIARAPVPSGNLVVIAGDGDAPGSKAHHQRQNAVTLLRGRGHCVAVADPPEGSDFNDVLRANGEQAVRDLINLSNASEAKASDWHLDLLTNREGEPRPILANAILALRTAPEWRGVLWHDEFAATTVARKPPPWVTGNGKWHDTEWSDRDDLLVADWLQHQGILVPASIAGQAVEAVARDRLCHPVREYLDAIRWDGMKRIDAWLSTYLGATDSAYARAVGARWLISAVARIYRPGAKVDCALILEGPQGIKKSSALQIMGHPWFTDRLSDLGSKDAAMEMRSVWIIEIAELDTMTRAEVGTIKAFISRTTDRFRPPYGKRLVDLPRQCVFAGSVNPEGGYLKDATGGRRFWPVACGAIDISALEQDRDQLWAEACLRFRAGDPWWLDDQRLEALAAEQQADRYQGDAWDDPIRRYLEHTAGQQDGVSVAEILEKALGMERGRWAQADQNRVVRTLTSMGFRQFRARVGGHGDGAQRERRYRRDSLDKEQEG, encoded by the coding sequence TTGATCAGCAACCCAGCCTCGGTCGCCGACCTGGCTGCACGCGTCAACAAACGCATGGCCGATCTGGCGCAGTCGCTGATGGGCGATCCCAATCCGGGCTACTCGACAAAATGCCAGCTTCGCTACGGTACCAAGGGCAGCGTGGCCATCGAGATCGCAGGGCCACGCGCTGGGCGTTGGTATGACCACGAGGCGGGCGTCGGCGGCGATGGGCTGGAGTTGATCCGGCACCACAAAGGCCTGTCCGATGCAGAGGCCCGGCGCTGGGCGCGCGACTGGATCGGCGACATTCAACAACGGCCGCCCCAAACAGCGGCTGCGGCACCGAGCACCATGGACAGCAAGAAGGCCGTGGCCGAGATCATCGCTTGTCTGGAGGGTATCGCGGCAACTCCGGCAGAGACCTACCTGCGCAACCGCGGTATCACCGTCACGCCACCCGACTGCATCCGGTTTCGTCGGTTTGCCGCAGGAAAGCATGGCGCGCTGGTGGCGCTGGCGACAGACGAGGTCGGTAAGGCCTTGGCGGTGCAACAGGTCTATCTCACCGATGACGGACAAAAGGCTCCGGTGAAGGTCGTCAAGCGAACCAACAAAGCCGTCGATGGCTGGTCGGAACGCGCCGCCGTGCGCTTGCCCGGCACCGGACCACTGATCCTGTGCGAAGGCGTCGAGAACGCTCTTTCCATCTGGCAGGCCACTGGACGGGAGACTTGGGCCTGTCTCGGTATCGCCAATATCGCGCGGGCACCCGTGCCCTCTGGCAACCTCGTCGTGATCGCAGGCGACGGCGATGCACCAGGCAGCAAGGCCCATCATCAGCGCCAGAATGCCGTCACGTTGCTTCGCGGTCGGGGCCATTGCGTTGCTGTTGCGGATCCGCCCGAGGGCTCGGATTTCAACGATGTGCTGCGCGCCAATGGAGAGCAGGCCGTCCGTGATCTGATCAATCTTTCCAATGCTTCTGAAGCCAAGGCTAGCGACTGGCACCTTGACCTTCTGACCAACCGGGAGGGCGAACCTCGTCCCATTCTTGCCAATGCGATCCTGGCCTTGCGTACAGCGCCTGAATGGAGGGGCGTGCTCTGGCATGACGAATTTGCCGCCACCACTGTCGCACGCAAACCGCCACCATGGGTCACAGGCAATGGCAAATGGCACGATACAGAGTGGTCAGACCGCGATGACCTGCTGGTCGCTGACTGGCTCCAACACCAAGGCATCCTGGTGCCTGCCTCCATCGCCGGTCAGGCGGTGGAGGCGGTTGCGCGTGACCGGCTGTGCCATCCCGTCCGGGAATATCTCGACGCGATCCGCTGGGACGGCATGAAGCGGATCGACGCCTGGCTTTCGACCTATCTCGGGGCAACGGACAGCGCGTACGCCCGCGCTGTTGGCGCACGGTGGTTGATTTCAGCAGTGGCGCGCATTTATCGCCCCGGCGCGAAAGTGGATTGTGCCCTTATCCTGGAAGGCCCGCAGGGGATCAAGAAGTCCAGCGCCCTGCAGATCATGGGCCATCCATGGTTTACCGATCGCTTGTCCGACCTCGGCAGCAAGGATGCTGCAATGGAGATGCGAAGCGTCTGGATCATCGAGATTGCCGAACTGGACACGATGACCCGCGCCGAGGTGGGCACCATCAAAGCTTTCATCAGCCGAACCACTGACCGCTTCCGCCCCCCATATGGCAAGCGATTGGTGGACCTGCCGCGCCAATGCGTGTTTGCGGGCAGCGTCAATCCAGAGGGCGGCTATCTGAAAGATGCCACCGGCGGCCGCCGGTTCTGGCCCGTTGCCTGTGGCGCCATCGACATCTCTGCCCTTGAACAGGACCGCGACCAACTTTGGGCCGAGGCCTGCCTGCGGTTTCGCGCTGGCGACCCTTGGTGGCTGGACGATCAACGCCTCGAAGCGCTGGCTGCAGAGCAGCAGGCAGACCGATACCAAGGCGATGCATGGGACGATCCGATCCGCCGCTATCTCGAACACACCGCAGGACAGCAGGATGGTGTGTCCGTCGCGGAGATCCTTGAGAAAGCACTGGGCATGGAACGGGGGCGCTGGGCGCAGGCAGATCAGAACCGCGTCGTGCGCACCCTGACCAGCATGGGCTTCCGCCAGTTCCGCGCCCGCGTCGGTGGCCACGGCGATGGCGCCCAACGCGAACGTCGGTATCGGCGCGACAGCCTCGACAAGGAGCAGGAGGGATGA
- a CDS encoding transposase produces the protein MDDSIKRWTAKRKTALVIEIIQGKTTVAEASRSFDLSPSEIEGWVEDAKRGMENSLRANPLDIREQYEKQLKDLQEAYGEAMLELRARKKFQALLDAADDK, from the coding sequence ATGGACGACAGCATCAAACGCTGGACGGCGAAGCGTAAAACCGCGCTGGTGATTGAGATCATTCAGGGCAAGACCACGGTGGCGGAGGCCAGCCGGTCCTTCGACCTTTCGCCCTCCGAAATTGAGGGTTGGGTTGAAGACGCGAAGCGGGGGATGGAGAATTCCCTGCGGGCGAACCCGCTCGACATCCGCGAGCAATACGAGAAGCAGCTGAAGGACCTGCAGGAGGCTTACGGCGAGGCCATGCTGGAGTTGCGCGCCCGAAAAAAATTCCAGGCCCTGCTGGATGCGGCGGACGACAAATGA
- a CDS encoding site-specific DNA-methyltransferase, whose translation MNAPLLPGRIEHWPLARLRPYARNAKTHDADQVAKIAASMAEFGWTVPCLVAADGELIAGHGRVLASAQLGLAEAPVIVLGHLTEAQRRAYRIADNKLTELGGWDEALLLEELRGLMAEDFDLGLIGIPEEELDALLHDADDRAPIDDDTADSIPEAPTEPITRPGDIWALGDHRLICGDATDPAVVARLMERAQASLLFTSPPYAQQRDYGAAKEKVGDWDALMQGVFAAAPVTADAQLLVNLGLVHRDGEWIPYWEGWVDWMRAQGWRRFGWYVWDQGPGLPGDWNGRLAPSHEFIFHFNRQPRKPNKTVESKHAGETLGGGGLRGADGTVHRKTGTGNAIQSHRIPDSVFRIMRHKGGLGAAGSHPAVFPVALVEAVLEAFTDPDDLVFEPFCGSGTQLIAAERTGRRCSAVELDPVYCDVVVRRWEMATGRKANRIQGD comes from the coding sequence ATGAACGCGCCCCTCCTGCCCGGTCGGATCGAACACTGGCCGCTTGCGCGCCTTCGCCCCTATGCTCGCAATGCGAAAACCCACGATGCCGATCAGGTGGCAAAGATCGCCGCCAGCATGGCCGAATTCGGATGGACCGTTCCCTGCCTCGTCGCGGCCGACGGCGAATTGATCGCGGGCCATGGCCGCGTCCTGGCCTCGGCACAGCTCGGGCTGGCGGAGGCGCCGGTCATCGTGCTCGGCCACCTGACCGAGGCGCAACGTCGTGCTTATCGCATCGCCGACAACAAGCTGACCGAACTAGGCGGATGGGACGAGGCACTCCTGCTCGAGGAACTGCGCGGGCTGATGGCCGAGGATTTCGACCTCGGGCTGATCGGCATCCCCGAGGAGGAGCTGGACGCGCTGCTGCACGATGCCGACGACCGCGCACCGATTGACGATGACACCGCCGACTCCATCCCCGAGGCCCCGACCGAGCCGATCACCCGCCCCGGCGACATCTGGGCGCTGGGCGATCATCGCCTGATCTGCGGCGATGCAACCGACCCGGCCGTGGTGGCGCGTCTGATGGAAAGGGCGCAGGCCTCGCTCCTGTTCACCTCGCCGCCCTACGCGCAGCAGCGCGACTATGGCGCGGCGAAGGAGAAGGTCGGCGATTGGGATGCGCTGATGCAGGGCGTCTTCGCCGCGGCGCCCGTCACCGCCGATGCCCAACTGCTGGTCAACCTCGGCCTTGTTCACCGTGACGGCGAGTGGATCCCCTATTGGGAGGGCTGGGTCGACTGGATGCGCGCGCAGGGCTGGCGGCGCTTCGGCTGGTATGTCTGGGACCAGGGGCCCGGCCTGCCCGGCGACTGGAACGGGCGGCTGGCCCCCTCGCACGAGTTCATCTTCCACTTCAACCGCCAGCCGCGGAAGCCGAACAAGACGGTCGAGAGCAAGCACGCGGGCGAAACCCTCGGTGGCGGCGGCCTGCGTGGGGCCGACGGCACGGTCCATCGCAAGACCGGCACCGGCAACGCGATCCAGAGCCACCGCATCCCGGACAGCGTGTTCCGCATCATGCGCCACAAGGGCGGGCTTGGCGCGGCAGGATCGCACCCGGCCGTGTTCCCCGTGGCGCTGGTCGAGGCTGTGCTGGAGGCCTTCACCGATCCCGACGACCTGGTGTTCGAACCCTTCTGCGGCTCCGGCACCCAGCTGATCGCTGCGGAACGCACCGGGCGGCGCTGCTCCGCGGTGGAGCTGGACCCGGTCTACTGCGACGTTGTCGTGCGGCGGTGGGAGATGGCGACCGGGAGGAAGGCGAACCGCATCCAAGGCGATTAG
- a CDS encoding DNA methyltransferase, translating to MDLVFAPSQVESWPIARLRPYARNAKMHGDDQVAKIAASMAKFGWTVPCMVADDGELIAGHGRVLAATMLGLTEVPVIRLSHLDEAERRAYRIADNKLTELGEWDEALLRDEIAGLLAEDFDLTLLGISDDELDALLRDPDALGDGGPVEGEDDVPELPVTPVSVPCDLWQLGAHRLICGDSTAADVVGRLLGDVRPLLMVTDPPYGVEYDPSWRNQAGAAKTKRTGKVLNDDRADWREAWALFPGDVAYVWHGALHAATVAESLVAAGFAIRSQIIWAKDRLVLSRGDYHWQHEPCWYAVRAKGKGHWAGDRKQTTLWQIANRDQDADTVHGTQKPVECMRRPILNNSSPGQAVYEPFMGSGTTLIAAETTGRVCFGIELNPAYVDVAIERWQSFTGLEAVLAETGETFAALKAKRLAA from the coding sequence ATGGACCTCGTCTTCGCGCCGAGCCAGGTTGAATCTTGGCCGATTGCCCGGCTGCGCCCCTATGCCCGCAATGCCAAGATGCACGGCGACGACCAGGTGGCCAAGATCGCCGCCAGCATGGCCAAGTTCGGCTGGACCGTCCCCTGCATGGTGGCAGACGACGGCGAGCTGATCGCGGGCCATGGACGGGTGCTGGCTGCGACCATGCTCGGGTTGACCGAGGTGCCGGTGATCCGGCTCAGCCACCTCGACGAGGCGGAACGCCGAGCCTACCGGATCGCCGACAACAAGCTGACGGAGCTCGGCGAATGGGACGAAGCCCTGCTGCGCGACGAGATTGCGGGGCTGCTGGCCGAGGATTTCGACCTGACGCTGCTTGGCATCAGCGACGATGAGCTTGACGCGCTGCTGCGGGATCCCGACGCGCTGGGCGACGGTGGTCCGGTCGAGGGCGAGGACGATGTGCCCGAACTTCCGGTCACGCCAGTGTCGGTGCCGTGCGACCTCTGGCAGCTGGGCGCGCATCGTTTGATCTGCGGCGACAGCACTGCGGCCGATGTCGTTGGGCGGCTGCTCGGTGATGTCCGCCCCCTGCTGATGGTGACCGACCCGCCCTATGGCGTCGAATACGATCCCTCCTGGCGCAATCAGGCTGGCGCGGCCAAGACGAAACGCACAGGTAAGGTGCTGAACGACGACCGGGCCGACTGGCGCGAGGCTTGGGCGCTGTTTCCCGGCGACGTCGCCTATGTCTGGCACGGCGCGCTGCATGCCGCGACAGTGGCCGAGAGCCTGGTGGCCGCGGGTTTCGCCATCCGGTCGCAGATCATCTGGGCCAAGGACCGGCTGGTGCTCAGCCGGGGCGATTACCACTGGCAGCATGAACCCTGCTGGTATGCGGTGCGCGCCAAGGGCAAGGGTCACTGGGCGGGGGACCGCAAGCAGACGACGCTGTGGCAGATCGCCAACCGGGATCAGGATGCCGATACGGTCCACGGCACGCAGAAGCCGGTCGAATGCATGCGGCGGCCGATCCTGAACAACTCGAGCCCCGGCCAGGCGGTCTATGAACCCTTCATGGGATCCGGCACCACGCTGATCGCGGCCGAAACCACAGGGCGGGTCTGCTTCGGGATCGAGTTGAACCCGGCCTATGTCGATGTCGCCATCGAGCGCTGGCAGTCCTTCACCGGACTGGAGGCCGTTCTGGCGGAAACCGGCGAGACCTTCGCCGCCCTCAAGGCGAAGCGGCTCGCGGCATGA
- a CDS encoding site-specific integrase gives MATIRKRTLPSGLVRWQVDFTDQAGKRRSKLFPRRKDADVYLVKVRSLVANHTYLADSDSTTVADAAKAWLDHCEVRCKTGRRMERSTLRGYSDYVRLHLTAPVVGIGDKLIAHLTRRHVNELRDRLLLNGRSEHLTRRAISVLKLILDHAIDNGQLFTNAAHGVRVIKSSRIEHKAPVPSKEAIRALIEAADEGFKPHLIVSALGGLRASELRGLRWQDVDFDKGFLHIRQRADAYNQMGEPKSRAGFRDIPAGPMVLNALRRWKLRCPKSELGLVFPAPQGGILQHTRTQDRFRKLQEKVEVTMRWHDLRHFAVSLWIEQGFSIKEIMTFAGHSSIQMTMERYGHLFPSPDHQKAMAMVEAKLLG, from the coding sequence ATGGCGACCATTCGCAAACGGACGCTGCCTTCGGGACTGGTTCGGTGGCAGGTGGACTTCACCGACCAGGCTGGAAAGCGGCGGTCCAAGCTGTTCCCGCGCCGCAAGGATGCGGACGTCTATCTGGTCAAGGTTCGCTCTCTGGTCGCCAACCACACCTATCTGGCCGACAGCGACAGCACGACGGTGGCCGATGCCGCGAAGGCTTGGCTCGATCATTGCGAGGTGCGTTGCAAGACCGGGCGGCGGATGGAGCGGTCCACCCTGCGCGGTTACAGCGACTATGTGCGGCTGCACCTGACCGCGCCGGTGGTCGGGATCGGGGACAAGCTGATCGCTCACCTGACCCGCCGCCACGTCAACGAACTGCGTGACCGACTGCTGCTGAATGGCCGGTCCGAACACCTGACCCGTCGCGCGATTTCCGTGCTAAAGCTGATCCTCGATCATGCCATCGACAACGGCCAGTTGTTCACCAATGCGGCGCACGGGGTGCGGGTGATCAAGTCCAGCAGGATCGAGCATAAGGCCCCGGTGCCATCCAAAGAAGCGATCCGTGCGCTGATCGAGGCGGCGGACGAGGGTTTCAAACCGCATCTGATCGTCTCGGCGCTGGGCGGTCTGCGCGCTTCAGAACTGCGGGGCCTGCGCTGGCAGGACGTGGATTTCGACAAGGGCTTCCTGCACATCCGCCAGCGCGCCGACGCCTACAACCAGATGGGCGAGCCGAAATCGCGGGCGGGGTTCCGTGACATCCCGGCAGGCCCGATGGTGCTGAACGCCCTGCGCCGCTGGAAACTGCGCTGCCCGAAAAGCGAGTTGGGGCTGGTTTTCCCCGCACCGCAGGGCGGAATCCTGCAGCACACTCGCACGCAGGACCGGTTTAGGAAGCTGCAGGAAAAGGTCGAGGTGACGATGCGCTGGCACGACCTGCGCCATTTCGCCGTGTCGCTGTGGATCGAGCAGGGCTTCTCGATCAAGGAGATCATGACCTTCGCCGGCCATTCCTCCATCCAGATGACCATGGAACGCTACGGCCACCTTTTCCCCTCGCCCGACCACCAAAAGGCAATGGCCATGGTCGAGGCGAAGCTGCTGGGGTAA
- a CDS encoding phage terminase large subunit family protein has translation MVPEIDLAWRRGIRPEPPIPVSDWADRHRILPPTSAEPGRWRTDRTPYLRAVMDALSTSSPYERVVLMKGAQTGGSEAGLNWLGYIIQNAPGIAMLVMPSLDMVRRNTTVRIDPLIEATPALRDLVSAPRSRDAGNSLFRKSFPGGQLVMTGANSAVGLRSTPVRYLFLDEVDGYPGDADGEGDPVDLAIQRTTTFRGRRKIYMVSTPTLKGHSRIEAAYLDSDQRYFHVPCQHCGDMAPITWARIRWPEGQRDAAYLVCEICGGVHHEHEKPRMMSAGQWRPSALGDGRTAGFHLSSLYSPWETWAEIAQEHARVAKDPARLQVWVNTKLGESWEDQAGDTVPADPLMARREDWGSDLAPGVAVMTAGVDVQGDRLEVQVVGWGRDEEAWVIDYRVLWGDPSGPRLWSDLDGVLNGTYGALPVRAVAVDTGGHHTKMAYEFCRTRLARRIWAIKGRGGPGIPVWPRRPTRSNKAKIPLFIVGVDAVKDAVYARLKLTEPGPGAIHFPRRLDADYFRQLTAERVVTRFEKGRPIRSWQPKRDGERNEALDTFVYAHAALHGLISMGMRLNEEAESVAGRAAAVEPVPGKVIRSAWMA, from the coding sequence ATGGTGCCTGAAATTGATCTCGCCTGGCGGCGCGGCATCCGCCCCGAGCCGCCGATCCCCGTGTCGGACTGGGCCGACCGCCACCGCATCCTGCCGCCCACATCGGCGGAACCGGGGCGCTGGCGCACCGACCGCACACCCTATCTGCGCGCGGTGATGGACGCCCTGTCCACCTCCAGTCCCTATGAACGTGTTGTGCTGATGAAGGGTGCGCAAACAGGTGGGTCGGAGGCCGGGCTGAACTGGCTGGGTTACATCATCCAGAACGCACCAGGCATCGCGATGCTGGTCATGCCGTCGCTCGACATGGTGCGGCGCAACACCACCGTCCGGATCGATCCCCTGATCGAAGCCACCCCTGCCCTGCGCGACCTGGTATCAGCCCCGAGGTCGCGTGATGCCGGGAACAGCCTGTTCCGCAAGTCCTTCCCCGGCGGCCAGCTGGTGATGACCGGCGCGAACAGCGCCGTCGGCCTGCGGTCCACCCCAGTTCGATACCTGTTCCTGGACGAGGTAGACGGCTATCCGGGCGATGCCGATGGCGAGGGCGATCCCGTCGATCTGGCGATCCAGCGCACCACGACGTTTCGCGGGCGGCGCAAGATCTACATGGTCTCCACGCCCACCCTGAAAGGCCATTCCCGCATCGAGGCGGCCTATCTCGACAGCGACCAGCGATATTTCCATGTCCCTTGCCAGCACTGCGGCGACATGGCCCCGATCACATGGGCGCGCATCCGCTGGCCCGAAGGGCAGCGCGACGCCGCCTATCTGGTCTGTGAAATCTGTGGCGGCGTTCATCACGAACATGAAAAGCCGCGCATGATGTCTGCCGGTCAATGGCGCCCCTCAGCGCTGGGCGATGGCCGCACGGCAGGGTTCCATCTGTCATCGCTCTATTCGCCATGGGAAACTTGGGCCGAGATCGCGCAGGAACATGCGCGCGTCGCCAAGGATCCCGCGCGTCTGCAGGTTTGGGTCAATACCAAGCTGGGCGAGTCCTGGGAGGACCAGGCGGGCGACACCGTTCCCGCCGACCCCCTCATGGCGCGTCGCGAGGACTGGGGCAGCGACCTCGCCCCAGGCGTTGCCGTGATGACGGCGGGCGTAGACGTGCAGGGCGACCGCCTTGAAGTGCAGGTCGTTGGTTGGGGCCGTGACGAGGAAGCGTGGGTGATCGACTACCGCGTCCTATGGGGCGACCCGTCAGGGCCGCGCCTCTGGTCCGACCTGGATGGCGTTCTGAACGGCACCTATGGCGCCCTGCCCGTGCGCGCCGTCGCCGTGGATACCGGCGGCCATCATACCAAGATGGCCTATGAGTTCTGCCGCACCCGCCTTGCCCGCCGCATTTGGGCAATCAAGGGACGCGGCGGCCCTGGCATCCCGGTCTGGCCGCGCCGTCCCACCCGCAGCAACAAGGCAAAGATCCCGCTCTTCATCGTCGGCGTCGATGCCGTAAAGGATGCCGTCTACGCCCGGCTGAAGTTGACCGAACCCGGCCCCGGCGCCATCCACTTCCCGCGCCGCCTCGACGCCGACTACTTCCGCCAGCTGACCGCCGAACGCGTCGTCACCCGCTTCGAGAAGGGCCGCCCCATCCGCTCGTGGCAGCCCAAGCGCGACGGCGAACGCAACGAGGCGCTGGACACCTTCGTCTACGCCCACGCCGCCCTGCACGGGCTGATCAGCATGGGGATGCGATTGAACGAGGAGGCGGAAAGCGTGGCGGGACGCGCCGCGGCGGTGGAGCCTGTTCCAGGCAAGGTGATCCGGTCAGCGTGGATGGCGTAG
- a CDS encoding IS3 family transposase, whose amino-acid sequence MIQSIHQGLLAEGIKVPLTRLCAWFGVPRRTVYYRPTKAVPKVDPRFAEPIKAMIEQEPSFGYRTVAWLLGFNKNTVQRVFQLKGWQVRKRPIGMRPRIEAVPSVAQAPNERWSTDMCRVWAGRDGWATLALVIDCHTRELLGWHLSRSGKATTAASALEHALITRFGTLGRVTQEFLLRSDNGLVFTSRKFTALVRSYGLKQEFITPHCPQQNGMVERVIRTLKEQCVHRQRFDSIQHATRAIGDWISFYNNHRPHQALAMRTPAEAFRLAA is encoded by the coding sequence ATGATCCAGAGCATCCATCAGGGCCTTCTCGCTGAGGGCATCAAGGTGCCGCTGACCAGGCTCTGCGCCTGGTTTGGCGTGCCCCGCCGGACGGTCTATTACCGGCCAACCAAGGCGGTTCCGAAGGTCGATCCGCGTTTCGCTGAGCCGATCAAGGCCATGATCGAGCAGGAACCGTCCTTTGGCTACAGGACGGTGGCCTGGCTGCTCGGCTTCAACAAAAACACAGTGCAGCGTGTCTTTCAGCTCAAAGGCTGGCAGGTGCGCAAGCGGCCCATTGGCATGCGTCCCCGCATCGAAGCCGTCCCGTCCGTGGCCCAGGCCCCGAACGAACGCTGGTCGACCGACATGTGCCGGGTCTGGGCGGGGCGAGATGGCTGGGCCACGCTGGCCCTGGTCATCGACTGCCACACCCGCGAGCTGTTGGGCTGGCATCTGTCGCGATCCGGCAAGGCCACCACCGCCGCCAGCGCGTTGGAGCATGCCCTGATCACCAGGTTCGGCACCTTGGGCCGGGTCACGCAGGAGTTCCTGCTGAGGTCGGACAACGGGCTGGTTTTTACCAGTCGCAAGTTCACGGCGCTGGTCCGCAGCTACGGGTTGAAGCAGGAGTTCATCACGCCCCACTGCCCGCAACAGAACGGCATGGTCGAGCGCGTGATCCGAACACTGAAAGAGCAATGCGTCCATCGCCAACGCTTCGACAGCATCCAGCATGCAACACGCGCTATCGGCGACTGGATCAGCTTCTACAACAACCACCGCCCGCATCAGGCGCTTGCCATGCGCACGCCTGCCGAGGCATTCAGATTAGCGGCTTAA